A genomic region of Glycine max cultivar Williams 82 chromosome 15, Glycine_max_v4.0, whole genome shotgun sequence contains the following coding sequences:
- the LOC100813153 gene encoding 16.9 kDa class I heat shock protein 1 produces the protein MSLFAPLLLNQSDPFDHFRALLGGNSESLDLGAYTQMDWKETLDAHVFEIDLPGFAKEDVKLGVKENRVLCIKAEKKAEQEEQEEKTKLKWHCRERRSSGVVSREFRLPENSKVDGVRASMCDGVLTVTVPKDESETLKKHKKEVQIFEEDGEGVAPKGIGRFVCCKS, from the coding sequence ATGTCTCTGTTTGCACCCCTGTTGTTGAACCAGAGCGACCCCTTCGACCATTTCCGAGCCTTACTCGGTGGAAATTCAGAATCATTGGATCTCGGAGCATACACCCAAATGGATTGGAAGGAAACCCTTGACGCCCATGTGTTCGAAATCGATCTTCCCGGGTTCGCCAAAGAGGATGTGAAGCTTGGAGTGAAAGAAAACAGAGTGCTCTGCATCAAAGCAGAGAAAAAAGCAGAacaagaagaacaagaagagaAGACAAAGCTGAAATGGCATTgcagggagagaaggagcagtGGCGTGGTCTCTAGGGAGTTTAGGTTGCCTGAGAATTCCAAGGTTGATGGTGTCAGAGCTTCAATGTGTGATGGGGTGTTGACAGTAACAGTGCCTAAGGATGAGAGTGAGACCCTGAAGAAGCACAAGAAGGAGGTGCAGATTTTTGAAGAGGATGGTGAAGGGGTTGCTCCAAAAGGAATTGGTCGTTTTGTTTGCTGCAAATCTTAG